The following are encoded in a window of Coregonus clupeaformis isolate EN_2021a chromosome 34, ASM2061545v1, whole genome shotgun sequence genomic DNA:
- the LOC123482474 gene encoding putative nuclease HARBI1 isoform X1, whose translation MANRGGRRDVLQTLDDRELLRRYRLDRAGIMFVVDLLRDAITSPTRRHNAITPEKKVITTLRYLATGKMQQCSSDDLGLSQSSVSRVITQTLTALSQPNIVTQFVSFPLDARTLHTHKRAFMDIAGFPGVVGVIDGTHVRIIAPSEDEAVFVNRKNFHSINVQIVFNAAWKILDIVAKWPGSTHDARMLSESGIRQLFERRYVPANCHLLGDSGYPCKPWLLTPYLQPRQGPQLNYNRAHKTTRAVVERGIGQLKRRFHVLHGEVRLRPEKVSKLIIACAILHNICKVRQIAEPLEDGDEDEDGDNDEDGGEEDIHIPQGNLAQSGLPYRANFTNLHFRQAVAPCHLRTCDGIKNYHSFTAHHLQLLNARHRTQSLNGIFFRCSILRR comes from the exons ATGGCCaacagaggaggcaggagagatgtcCTGCAAACACTGGATGACAGGGAATTATTGAGACGCTACAGATTGGATCGTGCAGGAATCATGTTTGTGGTGGATCTCCTTAGAGATGCAATTACTTCACCAACTCGACGCCACAACGCTATTACACCGGAGAAGAAAGTAATCACTACCCTGAGGTATTTGGCAACAGGGAAAATGCAACAATGCAGCAGTGATGACTTGGGTCTGTCCCAATCCTCCGTCAGCAGAGTCATCACCCAAACACTGACAGCTTTGTCACAACCTAATATTGTGACACAATTTGTTTCATTCCCGCTGGATGCCcgcactttacacacacataaaagggCATTTATGGACATTGCAGGATTCCCTGGCGTTGTGGGTGTAATTGATGGAACACATGTGAGAATAATTGCGCCATCAGAGGACGAGGCTGTCTTTGTTAACAGGAAGAATTTCCACAGCATCAATGTGCAAATAGTGTTCAATGCGGCCTGGAAGATTTTGGACATTGTGGCTAAATGGCCAGGCTCCACACATGATGCGAGAATGCTCTCCGAGAGTGGCATCAGACAGCTTTTTGAGAGACGCTATGTGCCAGCTAATTGCCACTTGTTAGGGGACAGTGGCTACCCATGCAAACCATGGCTCCTTACACCTTACCTCCAGCCACGCCAAGGGCCCCAACTAAACTATAACAG GGCCCACAAGACAACAAGAGCGGTGGTGGAGCGTGGCATAGGCCAGCTTAAGAGGCGCTTTCATGTTCTCCACGGAGAGGTGCGGCTGAGGCCTGAAAAAGTCAGCAAACTCATCATAGCCTGTGCAATATTACACAATATTTGCAAGGTTAGACAGATTGCAGAACCTCTGGAGGATggcgatgaggatgaggatggagaCAACGATGAGGATGGTGGTGAAGAAGATATTCACATTCCACAGGGGAACCTAGCCCAGAGTGGACTGCCTTACAGGGCAAACTTCACAAATTTACATTTCAGGCAAGCTGTAGCCCCATGTCATTTGAGAACTTGTGATGGTATTAAGAACTACCACAGTTTTACTGCACATCACCTGCAACTGTTAAATGCAAGACACAGAACACAATCTCTAAATGGTATATTTTTTAGGTGTTCAATTTTAAGGCGGTAG
- the LOC123482474 gene encoding putative nuclease HARBI1 isoform X2, protein MANRGGRRDVLQTLDDRELLRRYRLDRAGIMFVVDLLRDAITSPTRRHNAITPEKKVITTLRYLATGKMQQCSSDDLGLSQSSVSRVITQTLTALSQPNIVTQFVSFPLDARTLHTHKRAFMDIAGFPGVVGVIDGTHVRIIAPSEDEAVFVNRKNFHSINVQIVFNAAWKILDIVAKWPGSTHDARMLSESGIRQLFERRYVPANCHLLGDSGYPCKPWLLTPYLQPRQGPQLNYNRAHKTTRAVVERGIGQLKRRFHVLHGEVRLRPEKVSKLIIACAILHNICKVRQIAEPLEDGDEDEDGDNDEDGGEEDIHIPQGNLAQSGLPYRANFTNLHFRDADGAGAADGNGV, encoded by the exons ATGGCCaacagaggaggcaggagagatgtcCTGCAAACACTGGATGACAGGGAATTATTGAGACGCTACAGATTGGATCGTGCAGGAATCATGTTTGTGGTGGATCTCCTTAGAGATGCAATTACTTCACCAACTCGACGCCACAACGCTATTACACCGGAGAAGAAAGTAATCACTACCCTGAGGTATTTGGCAACAGGGAAAATGCAACAATGCAGCAGTGATGACTTGGGTCTGTCCCAATCCTCCGTCAGCAGAGTCATCACCCAAACACTGACAGCTTTGTCACAACCTAATATTGTGACACAATTTGTTTCATTCCCGCTGGATGCCcgcactttacacacacataaaagggCATTTATGGACATTGCAGGATTCCCTGGCGTTGTGGGTGTAATTGATGGAACACATGTGAGAATAATTGCGCCATCAGAGGACGAGGCTGTCTTTGTTAACAGGAAGAATTTCCACAGCATCAATGTGCAAATAGTGTTCAATGCGGCCTGGAAGATTTTGGACATTGTGGCTAAATGGCCAGGCTCCACACATGATGCGAGAATGCTCTCCGAGAGTGGCATCAGACAGCTTTTTGAGAGACGCTATGTGCCAGCTAATTGCCACTTGTTAGGGGACAGTGGCTACCCATGCAAACCATGGCTCCTTACACCTTACCTCCAGCCACGCCAAGGGCCCCAACTAAACTATAACAG GGCCCACAAGACAACAAGAGCGGTGGTGGAGCGTGGCATAGGCCAGCTTAAGAGGCGCTTTCATGTTCTCCACGGAGAGGTGCGGCTGAGGCCTGAAAAAGTCAGCAAACTCATCATAGCCTGTGCAATATTACACAATATTTGCAAGGTTAGACAGATTGCAGAACCTCTGGAGGATggcgatgaggatgaggatggagaCAACGATGAGGATGGTGGTGAAGAAGATATTCACATTCCACAGGGGAACCTAGCCCAGAGTGGACTGCCTTACAGGGCAAACTTCACAAATTTACATTTCAG GGATGCTGACGGAGCAGGTGCTGCGGATGGGAATGGTGTTTGA